In one Neobacillus sp. WH10 genomic region, the following are encoded:
- a CDS encoding TIGR01440 family protein: MIHEWEKELETIVTEFKEQAAFKPGQLLVVGCSTSEVIGERIGTSGTLEVAEMIFRQLKKLQEETCIHLAFQCCEHLNRALVVERSVAAACGFEEVAVVPVRKAGGAMATHAFAKMDDPVVVEFVKADAGIDIGHTLIGMHLKHVAVPVRVKQKSVGHANVTLAKVRPKLIGGARAVYERETENLSCT; this comes from the coding sequence ATGATTCACGAATGGGAGAAAGAGCTAGAAACGATCGTAACAGAATTCAAAGAGCAAGCTGCATTTAAGCCGGGTCAGCTGTTGGTCGTTGGCTGTAGCACAAGCGAGGTAATTGGCGAACGAATCGGAACCTCTGGCACCCTTGAAGTAGCTGAGATGATCTTTCGCCAACTAAAGAAGCTTCAAGAAGAGACATGCATTCATTTGGCCTTCCAATGCTGCGAACACTTAAACAGGGCGTTGGTCGTGGAACGATCCGTTGCCGCTGCCTGCGGTTTCGAAGAGGTTGCAGTAGTTCCTGTCCGAAAAGCAGGCGGGGCAATGGCAACGCATGCTTTTGCGAAAATGGACGATCCTGTCGTGGTCGAATTCGTGAAAGCAGATGCAGGGATTGACATCGGTCATACGCTAATTGGTATGCACCTGAAACATGTTGCCGTGCCGGTTCGTGTTAAGCAAAAAAGTGTAGGACATGCCAATGTCACCTTGGCAAAAGTACGGCCAAAACTTATTGGCGGCGCAAGAGCTGTTTACGAAAGAGAAACAGAGAATCTAAGCTGCACATAG
- a CDS encoding low molecular weight protein arginine phosphatase, with protein MQRILFVCTGNTCRSPMAEAILKNKHINGIEVKSAGIYAANGSEASTHAKKVLDDNQISNNHRSSLLTSAEVEWADLILTMTTSHKFAIHQQFPHAVVKVFTLKEYVGEPFNHDVVDPYGGSLGMYEATYRELYELIDKAIEKLKS; from the coding sequence TTGCAGCGTATTTTATTTGTATGTACGGGAAATACATGTAGAAGTCCAATGGCCGAAGCAATTTTGAAAAATAAACACATTAATGGAATTGAAGTTAAATCGGCAGGGATTTATGCCGCAAATGGCAGTGAGGCGTCAACACATGCGAAGAAGGTGCTTGACGACAACCAGATTTCGAACAATCATCGCTCAAGTTTGTTAACGAGTGCCGAGGTGGAATGGGCTGATTTGATTTTAACGATGACCACTTCGCACAAATTCGCAATCCATCAGCAATTCCCTCATGCTGTCGTGAAGGTTTTTACCTTAAAGGAATACGTCGGCGAACCATTTAATCACGATGTCGTCGACCCATATGGCGGGAGCCTTGGGATGTACGAGGCTACCTATCGCGAATTATATGAATTAATTGATAAGGCGATTGAAAAACTAAAATCGTAG
- the rpiB gene encoding ribose 5-phosphate isomerase B encodes MRVALASDHGGINIRKEIANLLDELKIEYVDFGCECETSVDYPDYALPVAEKVAKGEFDRGILICGTGIGMSIAANKVKGIRCALVHDTFSAKATRAHNDSNMLAMGERVIGPGLARDIAEIWLTGEFEGGRHAGRVGKITEYENEHF; translated from the coding sequence ATGAGAGTGGCATTAGCATCAGACCATGGCGGTATCAATATTCGTAAGGAAATCGCCAATTTACTTGATGAATTAAAGATTGAGTATGTTGATTTCGGCTGTGAGTGTGAAACATCGGTGGATTATCCGGATTACGCTCTGCCTGTTGCCGAAAAGGTAGCGAAAGGCGAGTTTGATAGAGGCATTTTGATTTGTGGAACGGGAATCGGCATGAGCATTGCCGCTAACAAAGTGAAAGGCATCCGCTGCGCCCTTGTGCACGATACATTTAGCGCTAAAGCAACGCGTGCCCATAACGATTCAAATATGCTTGCCATGGGCGAGCGCGTCATTGGTCCAGGGTTAGCTCGGGATATCGCTGAAATCTGGCTGACAGGGGAATTTGAGGGAGGCCGTCATGCAGGTCGTGTAGGAAAAATTACTGAATATGAAAATGAGCACTTTTAA